One Acidobacteriota bacterium DNA window includes the following coding sequences:
- a CDS encoding NUDIX hydrolase, with translation MPARLLDQTFLHRGRVFDVSHDSIELESGLRAEIDIVHHNGGAAVLPLFENGDVLLVKQYRHPAKEVLTEIPAGRLEPGEDPLLAAERELEEETGWKAGKIEFLTKFYALPGYSTEVLYCYLATDLTPGTTQLDEDEEINLLRVPFSEALRMVEAGEIKDAKTMMSVLLTARRMAR, from the coding sequence ATGCCTGCACGACTTTTGGATCAGACGTTTCTTCATCGTGGACGTGTTTTTGACGTCTCGCACGACTCGATTGAACTTGAATCCGGCCTGAGGGCTGAAATTGATATCGTCCATCACAACGGCGGGGCGGCAGTGTTACCACTTTTTGAAAACGGCGATGTCCTGCTGGTGAAACAATATCGCCACCCAGCCAAAGAAGTTTTGACCGAAATTCCAGCCGGACGCCTTGAACCCGGCGAAGACCCGCTCCTGGCCGCCGAACGCGAGCTTGAAGAAGAAACCGGCTGGAAAGCAGGAAAGATTGAATTTTTGACAAAGTTCTATGCCCTGCCGGGATATAGCACTGAGGTTCTCTATTGCTATCTGGCAACGGACTTAACGCCGGGCACGACGCAACTTGATGAAGATGAAGAGATTAATCTGCTTCGTGTCCCATTTTCCGAAGCACTTCGCATGGTCGAAGCTGGGGAAATTAAAGACGCCAAAACGATGATGTCAGTGCTGCTCACCGCCCGGAGAATGGCAAGGTGA